The following proteins are co-located in the Hypanus sabinus isolate sHypSab1 unplaced genomic scaffold, sHypSab1.hap1 scaffold_176, whole genome shotgun sequence genome:
- the LOC132387348 gene encoding zinc finger protein 420-like isoform X1: MAHQQVHTGEKPFTCSVCGKGFTQTSNLRRHQRVHTGEKPFTCSECGKGFSELSNLLVHQRVHTGEKPFTCSECGKGFSELSSLLRHRRVHTGEKPFTCSECGKGFRELSSLLRHHRVHTGEKPFTCSECGKGFTDSSTLQSHQRLHTGEKPYTCSECGKSFTQLSQVQSHLRVHTGERPFTCSDCGSRFTHLSSLQRHQRVHTGEKPFICSECGKGFIQLSHLQSHQRVHTVEKPFTCSDCGKRFTDPSNLQSHQRVHTGEKPFTCSECGKRFTQSSQLQSHKRVHTGEKPFTCSVCGKRFTHSSTLQRHQRAHTGEKPFICSECGKGFTQSSQLQSHQRVHTGERPFTCSECGKGFTQSSDLQSHQRVHTGEKPFTCSECGKGFTQSSTLLRHERVHTGEKPFNCAECGKRFTLSSHLLEHQRVHTGEMPFPCSECGKRFTHLSSLQSHQRVHTGERPFTCSDCGSRFTHLSSLQRHQRVHTGEKPFICFVCGKRFTESSRLLEHQRVHTGERPFTCSECGKRFTRSSTLQRHQRVHPG, encoded by the coding sequence atggctcaccagcaagttcacactggggagaagccattcacctgttcagtctgtgggaagggattcactcagacatccaacctacggagacatcagcgagttcatactggggagaagccattcacctgctcagaatgtgggaaaggattcagtgagttatccaacctactggtacatcagcgagttcacactggagagaagccattcacctgctcagaatgtgggaaaggattcagtgagttatccagcctactgagacatcggcgagttcacactggggagaagccgttcacctgctcagaatgtgggaaaggattccgtgagttatccagcctactgagacatcatcgagttcacactggggaaaagccattcacctgctcagaatgtgggaaaggatttactgattcatccaccctccagagtcatcagcgacttcacactggggagaagccgtacacctgttcagaatgtgggaagagtttTACTCAGTTATCCCAAGTACAGAGtcatctgcgagttcacactggggagaggccattcacctgctcagactgtgggagcagattcactcatttatccagcctacagagacatcagcgagttcacactggggagaagccgttcatctgctcagaatgtggaaagggattcattcagttatcccacctacagagtcatcagcgagttcacactgtggagaagccattcacctgctcagactgtgggaagagattcactgatccatccaacctacagagtcatcagcgagttcacactggggagaagccgttcacctgttcagaatgtgggaagagatttactcagtcatcccaactacagagtcataagcgagttcacactggggagaagccgttcacctgctcagtctgtgggaagagattcactcattcatccaccctacagcgacaccagcgagctcacactggggagaagccgttcatctgttcagaatgtgggaagggatttacccagtcatcccaactacagagtcatcagcgagtacacactggggagaggccgttcacctgttcagaatgtgggaagggatttactcagtcatccgacctacagagtcatcagcgagttcacactggggagaagccgttcacctgctcagaatgtgggaagggattcactcaatcttcCACCCTACTGAGACATGAgcgtgttcacactggtgagaagccgtTCAATTGCGCAGAATGTGGGAAACGGTTCACTCTGTCATCCCACCTTCtggaacaccagcgagttcacactggggagatgccgttcccctgctcagaatgtgggaagagattcactcatttatccagcctacagagtcatcagcgagttcacactggagagaggccattcacctgctcagactgtgggagcagattcactcatttatccagcctacagagacatcagcgagttcacactggggagaagccgttcatctgcttcgtctgtgggaagagattcactgagtcatccagattactggaacatcagcgagttcacactggagagaggccattcacctgctcagaatgtgggaagagattcactcgctcttccacactacagagacatcagcgagttcacccTGGCTAG
- the LOC132387348 gene encoding gastrula zinc finger protein XlCGF26.1-like isoform X8: MAHQQVHTGEKPFTCSVCGKGFTQTSNLRRHQRVHTGEKPFTCSECGKGFSELSNLLVHQRVHTGEKPFTCSECGKGFSELSSLLRHRRVHTGEKPFTCSECGKGFRELSSLLRHHRVHTGEKPFTCSECGKGFTDSSTLQSHQRLHTGEKPYTCSECGKSFTQLSQVQSHLRRVHTVEKPFTCSDCGKRFTDPSNLQSHQRVHTGEKPFTCSECGKRFTQSSQLQSHKRVHTGEKPFTCSVCGKRFTHSSTLQRHQRAHTGEKPFICSECGKGFTQSSQLQSHQRVHTGERPFTCSECGKGFTQSSDLQSHQRVHTGEKPFTCSECGKGFTQSSTLLRHERVHTGEKPFNCAECGKRFTLSSHLLEHQRVHTGEMPFPCSECGKRFTHLSSLQSHQRVHTGERPFTCSDCGSRFTHLSSLQRHQRVHTGEKPFICFVCGKRFTESSRLLEHQRVHTGERPFTCSECGKRFTRSSTLQRHQRVHPG, from the exons atggctcaccagcaagttcacactggggagaagccattcacctgttcagtctgtgggaagggattcactcagacatccaacctacggagacatcagcgagttcatactggggagaagccattcacctgctcagaatgtgggaaaggattcagtgagttatccaacctactggtacatcagcgagttcacactggagagaagccattcacctgctcagaatgtgggaaaggattcagtgagttatccagcctactgagacatcggcgagttcacactggggagaagccgttcacctgctcagaatgtgggaaaggattccgtgagttatccagcctactgagacatcatcgagttcacactggggaaaagccattcacctgctcagaatgtgggaaaggatttactgattcatccaccctccagagtcatcagcgacttcacactggggagaagccgtacacctgttcagaatgtgggaagagtttTACTCAGTTATCCCAAGTACAGAGtcatctgcga cgagttcacactgtggagaagccattcacctgctcagactgtgggaagagattcactgatccatccaacctacagagtcatcagcgagttcacactggggagaagccgttcacctgttcagaatgtgggaagagatttactcagtcatcccaactacagagtcataagcgagttcacactggggagaagccgttcacctgctcagtctgtgggaagagattcactcattcatccaccctacagcgacaccagcgagctcacactggggagaagccgttcatctgttcagaatgtgggaagggatttacccagtcatcccaactacagagtcatcagcgagtacacactggggagaggccgttcacctgttcagaatgtgggaagggatttactcagtcatccgacctacagagtcatcagcgagttcacactggggagaagccgttcacctgctcagaatgtgggaagggattcactcaatcttcCACCCTACTGAGACATGAgcgtgttcacactggtgagaagccgtTCAATTGCGCAGAATGTGGGAAACGGTTCACTCTGTCATCCCACCTTCtggaacaccagcgagttcacactggggagatgccgttcccctgctcagaatgtgggaagagattcactcatttatccagcctacagagtcatcagcgagttcacactggagagaggccattcacctgctcagactgtgggagcagattcactcatttatccagcctacagagacatcagcgagttcacactggggagaagccgttcatctgcttcgtctgtgggaagagattcactgagtcatccagattactggaacatcagcgagttcacactggagagaggccattcacctgctcagaatgtgggaagagattcactcgctcttccacactacagagacatcagcgagttcacccTGGCTAG
- the LOC132387348 gene encoding gastrula zinc finger protein XlCGF26.1-like isoform X7: MAHQQVHTGEKPFTCSVCGKGFTQTSNLRRHQRVHTGEKPFTCSECGKGFSELSNLLVHQRVHTGEKPFTCSECGKGFSELSSLLRHRRVHTGEKPFTCSECGKGFRELSSLLRHHRVHTGEKPFTCSECGKGFTDSSTLQSHQRLHTGEKPYTCSECGKSFTQLSQVQSHLRSHQRVHTVEKPFTCSDCGKRFTDPSNLQSHQRVHTGEKPFTCSECGKRFTQSSQLQSHKRVHTGEKPFTCSVCGKRFTHSSTLQRHQRAHTGEKPFICSECGKGFTQSSQLQSHQRVHTGERPFTCSECGKGFTQSSDLQSHQRVHTGEKPFTCSECGKGFTQSSTLLRHERVHTGEKPFNCAECGKRFTLSSHLLEHQRVHTGEMPFPCSECGKRFTHLSSLQSHQRVHTGERPFTCSDCGSRFTHLSSLQRHQRVHTGEKPFICFVCGKRFTESSRLLEHQRVHTGERPFTCSECGKRFTRSSTLQRHQRVHPG; the protein is encoded by the exons atggctcaccagcaagttcacactggggagaagccattcacctgttcagtctgtgggaagggattcactcagacatccaacctacggagacatcagcgagttcatactggggagaagccattcacctgctcagaatgtgggaaaggattcagtgagttatccaacctactggtacatcagcgagttcacactggagagaagccattcacctgctcagaatgtgggaaaggattcagtgagttatccagcctactgagacatcggcgagttcacactggggagaagccgttcacctgctcagaatgtgggaaaggattccgtgagttatccagcctactgagacatcatcgagttcacactggggaaaagccattcacctgctcagaatgtgggaaaggatttactgattcatccaccctccagagtcatcagcgacttcacactggggagaagccgtacacctgttcagaatgtgggaagagtttTACTCAGTTATCCCAAGTACAGAGtcatctgcga agtcatcagcgagttcacactgtggagaagccattcacctgctcagactgtgggaagagattcactgatccatccaacctacagagtcatcagcgagttcacactggggagaagccgttcacctgttcagaatgtgggaagagatttactcagtcatcccaactacagagtcataagcgagttcacactggggagaagccgttcacctgctcagtctgtgggaagagattcactcattcatccaccctacagcgacaccagcgagctcacactggggagaagccgttcatctgttcagaatgtgggaagggatttacccagtcatcccaactacagagtcatcagcgagtacacactggggagaggccgttcacctgttcagaatgtgggaagggatttactcagtcatccgacctacagagtcatcagcgagttcacactggggagaagccgttcacctgctcagaatgtgggaagggattcactcaatcttcCACCCTACTGAGACATGAgcgtgttcacactggtgagaagccgtTCAATTGCGCAGAATGTGGGAAACGGTTCACTCTGTCATCCCACCTTCtggaacaccagcgagttcacactggggagatgccgttcccctgctcagaatgtgggaagagattcactcatttatccagcctacagagtcatcagcgagttcacactggagagaggccattcacctgctcagactgtgggagcagattcactcatttatccagcctacagagacatcagcgagttcacactggggagaagccgttcatctgcttcgtctgtgggaagagattcactgagtcatccagattactggaacatcagcgagttcacactggagagaggccattcacctgctcagaatgtgggaagagattcactcgctcttccacactacagagacatcagcgagttcacccTGGCTAG
- the LOC132387348 gene encoding zinc finger protein 420-like isoform X2, which yields MAHQQVHTGEKPFTCSVCGKGFTQTSNLRRHQRVHTGEKPFTCSECGKGFSELSNLLVHQRVHTGEKPFTCSECGKGFSELSSLLRHRRVHTGEKPFTCSECGKGFRELSSLLRHHRVHTGEKPFTCSECGKGFTDSSTLQSHQRLHTGEKPYTCSECGKSFTQLSQVQSHLRRHQRVHTGEKPFICSECGKGFIQLSHLQSHQRVHTVEKPFTCSDCGKRFTDPSNLQSHQRVHTGEKPFTCSECGKRFTQSSQLQSHKRVHTGEKPFTCSVCGKRFTHSSTLQRHQRAHTGEKPFICSECGKGFTQSSQLQSHQRVHTGERPFTCSECGKGFTQSSDLQSHQRVHTGEKPFTCSECGKGFTQSSTLLRHERVHTGEKPFNCAECGKRFTLSSHLLEHQRVHTGEMPFPCSECGKRFTHLSSLQSHQRVHTGERPFTCSDCGSRFTHLSSLQRHQRVHTGEKPFICFVCGKRFTESSRLLEHQRVHTGERPFTCSECGKRFTRSSTLQRHQRVHPG from the exons atggctcaccagcaagttcacactggggagaagccattcacctgttcagtctgtgggaagggattcactcagacatccaacctacggagacatcagcgagttcatactggggagaagccattcacctgctcagaatgtgggaaaggattcagtgagttatccaacctactggtacatcagcgagttcacactggagagaagccattcacctgctcagaatgtgggaaaggattcagtgagttatccagcctactgagacatcggcgagttcacactggggagaagccgttcacctgctcagaatgtgggaaaggattccgtgagttatccagcctactgagacatcatcgagttcacactggggaaaagccattcacctgctcagaatgtgggaaaggatttactgattcatccaccctccagagtcatcagcgacttcacactggggagaagccgtacacctgttcagaatgtgggaagagtttTACTCAGTTATCCCAAGTACAGAGtcatctgcga agacatcagcgagttcacactggggagaagccgttcatctgctcagaatgtggaaagggattcattcagttatcccacctacagagtcatcagcgagttcacactgtggagaagccattcacctgctcagactgtgggaagagattcactgatccatccaacctacagagtcatcagcgagttcacactggggagaagccgttcacctgttcagaatgtgggaagagatttactcagtcatcccaactacagagtcataagcgagttcacactggggagaagccgttcacctgctcagtctgtgggaagagattcactcattcatccaccctacagcgacaccagcgagctcacactggggagaagccgttcatctgttcagaatgtgggaagggatttacccagtcatcccaactacagagtcatcagcgagtacacactggggagaggccgttcacctgttcagaatgtgggaagggatttactcagtcatccgacctacagagtcatcagcgagttcacactggggagaagccgttcacctgctcagaatgtgggaagggattcactcaatcttcCACCCTACTGAGACATGAgcgtgttcacactggtgagaagccgtTCAATTGCGCAGAATGTGGGAAACGGTTCACTCTGTCATCCCACCTTCtggaacaccagcgagttcacactggggagatgccgttcccctgctcagaatgtgggaagagattcactcatttatccagcctacagagtcatcagcgagttcacactggagagaggccattcacctgctcagactgtgggagcagattcactcatttatccagcctacagagacatcagcgagttcacactggggagaagccgttcatctgcttcgtctgtgggaagagattcactgagtcatccagattactggaacatcagcgagttcacactggagagaggccattcacctgctcagaatgtgggaagagattcactcgctcttccacactacagagacatcagcgagttcacccTGGCTAG
- the LOC132387348 gene encoding zinc finger protein 420-like isoform X5 — MAHQQVHTGEKPFTCSVCGKGFTQTSNLRRHQRVHTGEKPFTCSECGKGFSELSNLLVHQRVHTGEKPFTCSECGKGFSELSSLLRHRRVHTGEKPFTCSECGKGFRELSSLLRHHRVHTGEKPFTCSECGKGFTDSSTLQSHQRLHTGEKPYTCSECGKSFTQLSQVQSHLRRVHTGEKPFICSECGKGFIQLSHLQSHQRVHTVEKPFTCSDCGKRFTDPSNLQSHQRVHTGEKPFTCSECGKRFTQSSQLQSHKRVHTGEKPFTCSVCGKRFTHSSTLQRHQRAHTGEKPFICSECGKGFTQSSQLQSHQRVHTGERPFTCSECGKGFTQSSDLQSHQRVHTGEKPFTCSECGKGFTQSSTLLRHERVHTGEKPFNCAECGKRFTLSSHLLEHQRVHTGEMPFPCSECGKRFTHLSSLQSHQRVHTGERPFTCSDCGSRFTHLSSLQRHQRVHTGEKPFICFVCGKRFTESSRLLEHQRVHTGERPFTCSECGKRFTRSSTLQRHQRVHPG, encoded by the exons atggctcaccagcaagttcacactggggagaagccattcacctgttcagtctgtgggaagggattcactcagacatccaacctacggagacatcagcgagttcatactggggagaagccattcacctgctcagaatgtgggaaaggattcagtgagttatccaacctactggtacatcagcgagttcacactggagagaagccattcacctgctcagaatgtgggaaaggattcagtgagttatccagcctactgagacatcggcgagttcacactggggagaagccgttcacctgctcagaatgtgggaaaggattccgtgagttatccagcctactgagacatcatcgagttcacactggggaaaagccattcacctgctcagaatgtgggaaaggatttactgattcatccaccctccagagtcatcagcgacttcacactggggagaagccgtacacctgttcagaatgtgggaagagtttTACTCAGTTATCCCAAGTACAGAGtcatctgcga cgagttcacactggggagaagccgttcatctgctcagaatgtggaaagggattcattcagttatcccacctacagagtcatcagcgagttcacactgtggagaagccattcacctgctcagactgtgggaagagattcactgatccatccaacctacagagtcatcagcgagttcacactggggagaagccgttcacctgttcagaatgtgggaagagatttactcagtcatcccaactacagagtcataagcgagttcacactggggagaagccgttcacctgctcagtctgtgggaagagattcactcattcatccaccctacagcgacaccagcgagctcacactggggagaagccgttcatctgttcagaatgtgggaagggatttacccagtcatcccaactacagagtcatcagcgagtacacactggggagaggccgttcacctgttcagaatgtgggaagggatttactcagtcatccgacctacagagtcatcagcgagttcacactggggagaagccgttcacctgctcagaatgtgggaagggattcactcaatcttcCACCCTACTGAGACATGAgcgtgttcacactggtgagaagccgtTCAATTGCGCAGAATGTGGGAAACGGTTCACTCTGTCATCCCACCTTCtggaacaccagcgagttcacactggggagatgccgttcccctgctcagaatgtgggaagagattcactcatttatccagcctacagagtcatcagcgagttcacactggagagaggccattcacctgctcagactgtgggagcagattcactcatttatccagcctacagagacatcagcgagttcacactggggagaagccgttcatctgcttcgtctgtgggaagagattcactgagtcatccagattactggaacatcagcgagttcacactggagagaggccattcacctgctcagaatgtgggaagagattcactcgctcttccacactacagagacatcagcgagttcacccTGGCTAG
- the LOC132387348 gene encoding zinc finger protein 420-like isoform X6, translated as MAHQQVHTGEKPFTCSVCGKGFTQTSNLRRHQRVHTGEKPFTCSECGKGFSELSNLLVHQRVHTGEKPFTCSECGKGFSELSSLLRHRRVHTGEKPFTCSECGKGFRELSSLLRHHRVHTGEKPFTCSECGKGFTDSSTLQSHQRLHTGEKPYTCSECGKSFTHLQRHQRVHTGEKPFICSECGKGFIQLSHLQSHQRVHTVEKPFTCSDCGKRFTDPSNLQSHQRVHTGEKPFTCSECGKRFTQSSQLQSHKRVHTGEKPFTCSVCGKRFTHSSTLQRHQRAHTGEKPFICSECGKGFTQSSQLQSHQRVHTGERPFTCSECGKGFTQSSDLQSHQRVHTGEKPFTCSECGKGFTQSSTLLRHERVHTGEKPFNCAECGKRFTLSSHLLEHQRVHTGEMPFPCSECGKRFTHLSSLQSHQRVHTGERPFTCSDCGSRFTHLSSLQRHQRVHTGEKPFICFVCGKRFTESSRLLEHQRVHTGERPFTCSECGKRFTRSSTLQRHQRVHPG; from the exons atggctcaccagcaagttcacactggggagaagccattcacctgttcagtctgtgggaagggattcactcagacatccaacctacggagacatcagcgagttcatactggggagaagccattcacctgctcagaatgtgggaaaggattcagtgagttatccaacctactggtacatcagcgagttcacactggagagaagccattcacctgctcagaatgtgggaaaggattcagtgagttatccagcctactgagacatcggcgagttcacactggggagaagccgttcacctgctcagaatgtgggaaaggattccgtgagttatccagcctactgagacatcatcgagttcacactggggaaaagccattcacctgctcagaatgtgggaaaggatttactgattcatccaccctccagagtcatcagcgacttcacactggggagaagccgtacacctgttcagaatgtgggaagagtttTACTCA cctacagagacatcagcgagttcacactggggagaagccgttcatctgctcagaatgtggaaagggattcattcagttatcccacctacagagtcatcagcgagttcacactgtggagaagccattcacctgctcagactgtgggaagagattcactgatccatccaacctacagagtcatcagcgagttcacactggggagaagccgttcacctgttcagaatgtgggaagagatttactcagtcatcccaactacagagtcataagcgagttcacactggggagaagccgttcacctgctcagtctgtgggaagagattcactcattcatccaccctacagcgacaccagcgagctcacactggggagaagccgttcatctgttcagaatgtgggaagggatttacccagtcatcccaactacagagtcatcagcgagtacacactggggagaggccgttcacctgttcagaatgtgggaagggatttactcagtcatccgacctacagagtcatcagcgagttcacactggggagaagccgttcacctgctcagaatgtgggaagggattcactcaatcttcCACCCTACTGAGACATGAgcgtgttcacactggtgagaagccgtTCAATTGCGCAGAATGTGGGAAACGGTTCACTCTGTCATCCCACCTTCtggaacaccagcgagttcacactggggagatgccgttcccctgctcagaatgtgggaagagattcactcatttatccagcctacagagtcatcagcgagttcacactggagagaggccattcacctgctcagactgtgggagcagattcactcatttatccagcctacagagacatcagcgagttcacactggggagaagccgttcatctgcttcgtctgtgggaagagattcactgagtcatccagattactggaacatcagcgagttcacactggagagaggccattcacctgctcagaatgtgggaagagattcactcgctcttccacactacagagacatcagcgagttcacccTGGCTAG
- the LOC132387348 gene encoding gastrula zinc finger protein XlCGF26.1-like isoform X4: MAHQQVHTGEKPFTCSVCGKGFTQTSNLRRHQRVHTGEKPFTCSECGKGFSELSNLLVHQRVHTGEKPFTCSECGKGFSELSSLLRHRRVHTGEKPFTCSECGKGFRELSSLLRHHRVHTGEKPFTCSECGKGFTDSSTLQSHQRLHTGEKPYTCSECGKSFTQLSQVQSHLRVHTGERPFTCSDCGSRFTHLSSLQRHQRVHTGEKPFICSECGKGFIQLSHLQSHQRRVHTGEKPFTCSECGKRFTQSSQLQSHKRVHTGEKPFTCSVCGKRFTHSSTLQRHQRAHTGEKPFICSECGKGFTQSSQLQSHQRVHTGERPFTCSECGKGFTQSSDLQSHQRVHTGEKPFTCSECGKGFTQSSTLLRHERVHTGEKPFNCAECGKRFTLSSHLLEHQRVHTGEMPFPCSECGKRFTHLSSLQSHQRVHTGERPFTCSDCGSRFTHLSSLQRHQRVHTGEKPFICFVCGKRFTESSRLLEHQRVHTGERPFTCSECGKRFTRSSTLQRHQRVHPG, translated from the exons atggctcaccagcaagttcacactggggagaagccattcacctgttcagtctgtgggaagggattcactcagacatccaacctacggagacatcagcgagttcatactggggagaagccattcacctgctcagaatgtgggaaaggattcagtgagttatccaacctactggtacatcagcgagttcacactggagagaagccattcacctgctcagaatgtgggaaaggattcagtgagttatccagcctactgagacatcggcgagttcacactggggagaagccgttcacctgctcagaatgtgggaaaggattccgtgagttatccagcctactgagacatcatcgagttcacactggggaaaagccattcacctgctcagaatgtgggaaaggatttactgattcatccaccctccagagtcatcagcgacttcacactggggagaagccgtacacctgttcagaatgtgggaagagtttTACTCAGTTATCCCAAGTACAGAGtcatctgcgagttcacactggggagaggccattcacctgctcagactgtgggagcagattcactcatttatccagcctacagagacatcagcgagttcacactggggagaagccgttcatctgctcagaatgtggaaagggattcattcagttatcccacctacagagtcatcagcga cgagttcacactggggagaagccgttcacctgttcagaatgtgggaagagatttactcagtcatcccaactacagagtcataagcgagttcacactggggagaagccgttcacctgctcagtctgtgggaagagattcactcattcatccaccctacagcgacaccagcgagctcacactggggagaagccgttcatctgttcagaatgtgggaagggatttacccagtcatcccaactacagagtcatcagcgagtacacactggggagaggccgttcacctgttcagaatgtgggaagggatttactcagtcatccgacctacagagtcatcagcgagttcacactggggagaagccgttcacctgctcagaatgtgggaagggattcactcaatcttcCACCCTACTGAGACATGAgcgtgttcacactggtgagaagccgtTCAATTGCGCAGAATGTGGGAAACGGTTCACTCTGTCATCCCACCTTCtggaacaccagcgagttcacactggggagatgccgttcccctgctcagaatgtgggaagagattcactcatttatccagcctacagagtcatcagcgagttcacactggagagaggccattcacctgctcagactgtgggagcagattcactcatttatccagcctacagagacatcagcgagttcacactggggagaagccgttcatctgcttcgtctgtgggaagagattcactgagtcatccagattactggaacatcagcgagttcacactggagagaggccattcacctgctcagaatgtgggaagagattcactcgctcttccacactacagagacatcagcgagttcacccTGGCTAG